In Deinococcus maricopensis DSM 21211, the sequence GTGCCACGCGGCCGCGCCGCGCCGCTGCCGCTCCAGCTCCCCGAGCGCGAGAACGTTCACATCGTTGTCGACGTACACGGGCGCCCCGAGCGCCCGCTGCAAGGTGTCCCGCAGCGGGAAACCGTCCCAGGAGGGCATCAGCGGCGGGCTGATCAGGGCGCCCGCGCGCGCGTCCACCGGGCCCGGCACGCCCACGCCCACCGTCACGAGGGCGCCGCACTCCACGCGGCGCAACAGGTCACGGCACGCCCCGAGAATGGCCTGCGTGACGCCCTCCACGTCATCCAGCCGCTCGATGCGTTGCGTGCGCTGGTCGAGCGCGGCCCGGTTCAGGTCGGACAGCGTCACCACGAGGCTGGTGGCGCCCAGCGCCACGCCCAGCACGCAGCCCCGCCGCCCATTCAGCGTGAGGCTGCTCGCGCGGCGCCCCCCCGTGGACGCGAGCGGTTCACTCTCGGTCAGCCAGCGCGTCTCCAGCAACTCCGCGACGACCGACAGCACCTTCGTCTTGGACCAGCCGGTGATCTGCATCAGCTGCACGCGTGACGCGCGGCCCAGCCAGAACACCAGCTCCAGCACTTCCTCGCGGTCCTGCCGTACGCGTTTTGATAACAGTCGCATGCGCGCTCCGAACGAGAGGGGACGCCCGCCGCCACACGGGAGCGGCAGGGACGAAAGGCCAGGACTAGCAGTGCCCGGATTGTGGCACCGCGACTTTGCACCGTCAATGCCCACCTTCGGCCTCTTTTAGACCGAAGGTGGGCATCAAACGACCGCCGGGAACGGGCGAGCATGCACCCTGCTTCAAGCCAGGGACGCCTGGGCGAGCATGGGCTAGGGTTGAGCGGGAGGGAGGCGCTGATGCTGGTCCCGAGTGGCCTCAGAACACGGGGGGGCGCGCTGTGGAACGTCGTCTCCCCTTCAGCAGTGTGATGAAGTTCGACCCGACCACCACGAGCTGGCGCGTGTCCACATCACGCCTCCAGTGCGTGGCGGGCGCCGCCGGGAGAGGCTGTAGGGCGCCTGTGAGGCAGTGTCACTCAAGGCCAGCGGGGAACGCACCGCCCGCGCGGCGAAAGGCATCAGCATGGCCAGGTTCGCGGGGTCGTTCACCTGGCCGTCCAAGAGCGCTGAGACGCCGCCCGTGCCGCTGAACTGTGCGGACCTGCGCCACAGGCGTTACGCGCCTCCTTCAGCCACAGGGGAGCATCCTCAAGGTCGTGAATACTCTGGGTGAGCAGGCACAACCAGACTTCGAGCATACTGTCCGCCGACCAGAACCCGTACCGGGAACAGCCGATGACACTATGGGGACGCAGGCCCCTGAAGGAAACCCCCACACGCCGGCTGACGACGGCGCTTCAGCCGGCGTGTGGGGTATCAGCTGGTGGGGCCGCTGGCTTGCCGCCAGGCGCGCGCGAGGGCGCCGTACGCGCGGACCTGGGCGGGGGCGTCCAGGCTCGGCTGCCACTGCGTGACCTCCCGTTGGAACGCGAGGACCTGCAGGTACGTGAGGCGCGCTTCCGTGAGGGGCACCAGCTGGTCGGTGCGGTTGGCGGCGGTGGCGTTCAGCCGGAAGCCCGTGTCGCGCGCGTACTGCTGCCCGCCGTGGACGGTGTAGAGGTGCTCCTCGGCGGTTTCGATGCAGGTGAGACGCCAGGGGCGGCCGCGCCGTTCAATGACGGCGAAGGTGCCGGGGGTGCCCCAGGGGCTTTGGGCCGCGTTGTCGAGCAGGGCCGGGTCGAACACGTCCATCATCGCTCCTGTGGTATGCACGCGGTCGTCAATTGGATGAGCGGTTTGCCGGTGGCCGGGCGGGTTCACGCGGGACGAGGGTCGGCGTGGCGTGCGGGGTTCCTCAGGCGGCGTGCTCGTCGAGGACGGCCTCGACGGTCCAGGTGGGGGTGCCGGCTGGACGGGTGATGCGCAGGAGGCGGCCGTCGGCGAGACGCCAGGTTTCCACTTCGGTGGGGGGGCGGTGCGGCCACGCGAAGGGGCGGGCGGTGCGGGTGGTCGCGTTGAGGCGGACGACACCGAGACACATGCGGCCTTCTGCGTGCAGCACGGGGGTGCCCTGGAGCGTGAAGGAGACGCGGGCGTTCATGGGTTAAGACTACGGAGGGTCGTCTTACAGGAATCTCACGCTGTTGCTCACCTTCTCATGTGGTGGCTTGACGTGCGGGTGGGCGCGGCGGAGAGTGGGTAGGTGAGTGCGTGGGGAACGCCGCTGGACCCGTGGGGGTGGGAAGCGGTGCGGGCGGGCGTGCGCGTGGTGGCGGCGTCGGTGCCGCCGGGCGTGGTGGTGGCGGCGCAGTGGGATGACGTGCCGGACATGGTGCTGGTGGGGGCGCACTGGGGAGTGCGTGGGCAGCGTTCGGGCGCGCTGGTGGGTGTGCCGGCGTGGTTGGCGCGCGCGCCGGGCGCGCGGGTGCGGGCGTTTCGTGCGGGGCGGCGCTGCGCGGCGGTGGCAGTGGAGGCGCTGCGCGGCGGGCGGTGGGTGCCGGTGGACGGCGGGCGGCGGGGTCCGCGGTGGCCGGTGGGGCTGGGGGGGTCGGTGTCGCACAGTGGGGGGTTGACGGTGGCGCTGGTCGGGTCAGGCCGATTGGGGGTGGATGTGGAGGTGTCGGGGGAGGTGCCGGGGGCGTTCCTGACGGTGGGTGAGCGGGCGCTGCCGCGCCTGGGGTTGGGGGAGGTGGCGTGGCGGCGGGTGCTGTTTTCGGTGCGGGAGGCGGCGTTCAAGGCGGGGGTGGCGGGAGCCGGGGAGACGCTGTTGTCGGTGGAGGTGCGGAAGGTGGGGCCGGGGTGGGCGGTTGTGGCGGGAGCGGGTGGGGTGGTGCGGGTGCGCTGGGCGCTGGTGGGGTCGGGGGTGTGGTCATGGACCTTCTAAACTTGACAAAACCACTCGGATAAATTTACTTTAGCCGGGCATTCGTCGCAAGCCACGCGCGGCCTGGGAACCCCGCGCGGCGATCCTCACCCACCCGTCCAAGGAGCCTCCATGCCCGTCAGCCTCACTGCCGACGTTCCAGCCGGAACGCCGGACACCCCGTCATCGGCCACGCACCTCCTGCACGCCTACAACGACCACGCCAGCTTCTTCTACGCCTCGCCCACCCGCACCCTGCTCGGGCAGGGCGCCCTTGACCAGCGCGCCGTCCCCACCCCTGAACTGACCGCGCACGCCACCGACCTGCTCCGCCCCCGACCCGGACAGACGCGCCCCCTGCTGGTGGGCGCCGTCCCCTTCCACGCGGAGCAACCCGCGCTGCTGCTCCGCGCGCAGCGCACGCAGCAGGCCGGGCGCCTCCCCGCCCTCCCCCACCCCGGTACGCCCGCGCCCCGCACTGCCCGGCTCCAGCCGACGCCCACCCCGGACGCGTACGAAGCGCAGGTGCAGGCCGCACGCCGCGCCTGCCAGGACGGCACGCTGCGCAAGGTCGTGCTCGCGCGCACCCTGCACGTCACCCTCGACGACGTCATCGACCGCGCGGCGGTCCTGCGGCACCTCGCGCAGCGCAACCCGGACGGCTACACGTTCGCGCTGCGCACCGGCCCCGACACGCACCTGCTGGGCGCCAGCCCGGAACTGCTGCTCACCCGACACGGCCAGCAGGTGCACCTGCACCCCATGGCGGGCACCTGCGCGCGCGCCCACGACCCCGCTGAGGACGCCGAACGCGCCCACGCCCTCGCGCGCAGCGCCAAGGACCTCCACGAGCACGCCCTCGTCGTGGACGCCATCCGCAGCGCCCTCACGCCCCTGTGCGCCGAACTGCACGTTCCCGAGCAGCCCCGCGTGGTCCCAACCGCCACGCTCTGGCACCTCGCCACCCGCATCACCGGCACGCTCCGCGACCCGCGCACCAGCGCCCTCGACCTCGTGCGCCGCCTGCACCCGACGCCCGCCGTCTGCGGCGTCCCGCACGACGCCGCCCGCGCGTTCATCCGCCGTACGGAACCGTTCGAGCGGGACCTGTTCACGGGCGCCGTCGGATGGATGGACGCGGACGGCGACGGCGAATGGGCCGTCACGATCCGCTGCGCGGACGTGCGCGGGCGCGAGGCGCGCCTGTACGCGGGCGCGGGCATCGTCGGCGCGTCCGACCCGGCCGCCGAACGCCGCGAAACCGCCGCGAAATTCCGCACCATGCTGCACGCCCTCGGCGTGCACGCCGACGGGGAGGCCCTGTGAACGCCGACTTCACGCCCTGGCCACCCGACGTGGCCGCCGAGTACCGCCGACTCGGGTACTGGCGCGGCGAGACGTTCAGCGCGTGGCTGGACCGCACCAGCCGCCTGCACGCGCACCGCACCGCGCTGATTCACGGTGACGACACCGTCACGTACGCTGACCTGCACGCCCAGGCCGAGCGGTACGCGACGCTGTTCGCCCGCAGCGGCCTGCAGGCCGGGGACTGCGTGGTCGTGCAGCTCCCGAACCGGGCGGCGTTCTTCCCCGTATGCTTCGGCCTGATGCGTGTCGGCGCGGCGCCCATCATGGCGCTCCCCGCGCACCGCGAGCGCGAAATCACCTTCTTCTGCGCGCACACTGACGCGCGCGCGTACGTCACCGTCGACGAGCACGGCGGGTTCGACCACCGCCGCCTCGCGCGCGCCGCCGTCGCCGCCGCCCCCAGCCTCCGGCACGTGTTCATCCTCGGGGACGCCGCGGAATTCACGCCGCTGCGCGCCCCGGACGAGGCGGGCGACCTCCCCCCCACCCCGGTGGACGCCTCCACGGTGGCGCTCTACCAGCTGTCCGGCGGAAGCACCGGCACGCCAAAACTCATTCCGCGCACGCACGACGACTACCTGTACAGCGTCCGCGCCAGCGCGGACATCTGCGCGCTCGGCCCGGACACCGTGTACCTCGCGGCGCTGCCGCTCGCGCACAACTTCCCGCTCAGCTCCCCCGGCACGCTCGGCGTGCTCCACGCGGGCGGCACCGTCGTGATCGCCCCCGACCCGACGCCCACCACGAC encodes:
- a CDS encoding ROK family protein, translated to MRLLSKRVRQDREEVLELVFWLGRASRVQLMQITGWSKTKVLSVVAELLETRWLTESEPLASTGGRRASSLTLNGRRGCVLGVALGATSLVVTLSDLNRAALDQRTQRIERLDDVEGVTQAILGACRDLLRRVECGALVTVGVGVPGPVDARAGALISPPLMPSWDGFPLRDTLQRALGAPVYVDNDVNVLALGELERQRRGAAAWHGDETFIVVKLGTGIGAGIISHGDLHRGADGAAGDIGHIIVAPHGPPCHCGNTGCLEAVAGAAALVRAAEQAARTGLSPLLAEALRDRGALQAPDIAAAAHAGDAAANTVIRQAGTHVGQVLAGLTNFFNPRALYLGGGVSDIGLSLLSSVRQNVYAHSLPLSTRQLTIDHLPDKRSAGQRGTWALGMMQAIREEQLT
- a CDS encoding isochorismate synthase; this encodes MPVSLTADVPAGTPDTPSSATHLLHAYNDHASFFYASPTRTLLGQGALDQRAVPTPELTAHATDLLRPRPGQTRPLLVGAVPFHAEQPALLLRAQRTQQAGRLPALPHPGTPAPRTARLQPTPTPDAYEAQVQAARRACQDGTLRKVVLARTLHVTLDDVIDRAAVLRHLAQRNPDGYTFALRTGPDTHLLGASPELLLTRHGQQVHLHPMAGTCARAHDPAEDAERAHALARSAKDLHEHALVVDAIRSALTPLCAELHVPEQPRVVPTATLWHLATRITGTLRDPRTSALDLVRRLHPTPAVCGVPHDAARAFIRRTEPFERDLFTGAVGWMDADGDGEWAVTIRCADVRGREARLYAGAGIVGASDPAAERRETAAKFRTMLHALGVHADGEAL